The window TTTTAATGGCTTTCCaaggcaactttttttttcctatcaaCTAAAAACAACTGCTTTCCTTGGGCAACACATGATACTATGAGggaattattgaaaaaaaaaaatagtaacaGCTTGAATCTGTCCTCATCTCGCCATCTGCTATAAAAACAACCTGATAAAAGGCATATTTTGACCAAGTTGTTCTGGTCTGCATTCTGGTTCTTGGATtcagtaatttttatttatttattttttataaatttttttgctttgttcatTTGTGTTTCACTTGACATTCTGGTTTAGcccatgtttatgacatgttcTTCTGTGACTTTCTCATTTATCTGTATCATACGTCTTGTGGCACTCAGCCTTTTGAGCTGACTCGTCTCCAGCGACTTTTTAACTGTTGATTCAACTCACCTGGTCCTGGTTTCAACCAATCACCTCTTCTGGACATTTCAGGCCTGCGTATTTCTTCCGTTCCTTGCTGTACCCTCTGCTGTTCATTTGTGGTTTCTGGTTCTCTTAAGCGATACTTCATGTTTCAGGTATTTGTGTAAGTTCTGAACcttattatttaattaagaacCTTATCCTTCAACTCCTGTAGTCTTATTTTCAACTGGATCCACCTCCAGCTGCGTATGACATGCTAAGCTATTATTATGATCATTGGGTGTAAAGGgtgttaagagaataaaatcatcaacTTCTGGCTCattatattctcttgtgctcccggattcaatgattccatgcgtggaaacaaaagccacacggAGATGATAGTCAATGCTCCACatcatacattttcagagtttaacatttaaaagtataaaatcacattgacaacacagacatttcaaaacacactaaaacacacattcatttacctgagacaaatagaaaagaagaggaaggaaagaaagaaagaaaagcaaagatgtctttggagaaattgcagagagcaaaatctgatttgttactcctgtgtacaaacttttatataaaggcgtattcttgtctttaatatattcaaataaggcgtatctttgctcatccaaccaggagctgtctcgGACCCtatttaaagttagaaactccctgcaatttgttttcaagatctAACATCAGTTGTCtcctttatctaaacaaagtggaagcggagcttctcctccactggcctgaactcctgctgttttatggcttttcacagatcagtgcgAAAGCTTgaacttctcctgattgtttcccacacagacaaagggaGAATACAAAAGATcttagcaaacaatctgctgtaactacaggtaacataaaggtcaatagggcagaataagttattaatctgaaaactataattatgctatttcaatcaagacatgttgcTAAgatttaaaactagcatattttaaatttattttcttaacaaggGGAACGCTTTATGCTTTCACCCAGCATAAATGTCTTTGAGACATTTATCTTGTGGGAAGAAGGAAGTCATAATTCCCCTGACTGGCCAACAACACTTGACTACAAAACATTGAAGTAGTCCACaccatttttaattatgtagaAGAATTTTTGGTGTGCAGTAGAAGAAGGAGACAGGGAGAAAATATGAATTACTAATGATCTAAGTGATGAGAATACTGACTTGCAAATTGTTAACGCCTAACAAcgcttaggttttttttatgatcagtCATCAAGCTGCTACTGGGAAAGGAAAGGCCTGAGCATCTGTTTGTCCACACCCTTGCCAATGTGAGGGGATGGAAACAGCtcagattacattaaaaaaagaaaaaaaaagtttttcttaatattgatcCATTGAAAAGTTCAATTATTTTGACCAcacaagtttttgtttgtcaggGTTGAGTTTAAACAGTCCTAGTAATactgttttgttaaaaagaaaaaaatctagtATGCTTGAACTGATCAAATCTGAACCGGATGCTTatacattattatttaaatgcagcttgagactgacaaaaacttattttagttgtaaaagaaaaacacagaaagtgagcatttaaaatgatgagtatgaaaaataaatcaaaatgtcctGTGATGATGGTGGATTGTGATCAGTAAAACTGTTCATTTGTGGAAAGTAAAGTTGGGCAGGCttagttttttcaaaatatgtcaaaacTCTTGTCTCTTGAGCAAATCTGTCGTTAGACCTTCCATTTATGCACTTTGAATTATAAGAATTAAGCTTTGAATCTGTCTAAATTTCTGTGCTTTCAAAAGTCACCAAGGTGTCTTTAAAAGAAATGGGTGCAGTGGCTCAGCACTGGTGTTTGACTGACCTACTTCATTTGGAAACCACAGAAGTCTGCAAAACAGGTTTAAATCTTGATCCTTGATTAGGTTTACTCACAAAATGCAGTGAGTATAACTCACTAAATTTGAAGATGCGAATCAGCTTCAATCTACCACAACCATGGAAGATATGTATTCATTTACTAAAATGGAGTCAGATGTTCGGCCAGATGTAATGGAAAGAACTCCTTCCAAAAACTCTGCATTTTTGGCTCATCTGTCAACAAATTAGCTTCCTAAAAGTTTTGAGGATCAttgggatgtttttctgtaaaatggaaacaggcctttatgtttttttgacaGGAGGTTCGCAGCTCGGATCTCCCATGGATGCAGTTTTTGACCAGACTCTCTTCCTGTCAAATCATTCATGCTGTCGTTGCAGATGTTGCTATAGGTTCCTTTGTGATCTCCTTGTTCAATTGTCAAGTTGTTGCAAGGCTGGAAAGATTCACCACTGTTCCATACTTTCTACATTTGTGGGTAATGGCTTTTGCTGTGGTCTGCTGGAGTCCCAAAGCTTTGAAAATGACAATGTAACCCTTTATAAGGATTTTGTTTCttatctgttcttgaatttcttaaGATCATGGtatgaagtgttgctttttggagatttttttacCCTGCTTCAATGCTGTCAGGCAGGCTGTATTTTAGTGATTTCATAGTTTTAGGGGAAAGGTAATAATCAGTTGATGGTGTGTCAGGTAAATGTGAACCAAAGAAAATATTCTCTAATCACTCTAGATATGTGATTTACTAAGGGAGTCAACTATACTTTCAGacaagggttttattttattttttttacttttaataaattacatcaCCATTGGTCACTACTTTTTTGGATTTGCTTAGGTTACTTTTTCATGGCATTTGGCAAATAagcatgtttgttcttttttttatttttatatttttatttagatcttTGAAAACCAGTCAAATCTATCTACTTTTGGGATGCAGGAAAAAGAGGAACGCCTTGTTCCCATAACACAAAGTGTCTAAACTCTACAGCCTAGCATTGTGACCCAGACAAAACACAGCAGGGGTTAGATTCATTCAGCTATGAATTCAGttaagagaaaaataagttaattaaGGTGATAATTGTACATAAAACCCTTGCTGACTTGGGTTTTTAAAAGTGAACGCATTATCAAAGCGCGATTGTTGTCTCAGACAACATTCTTTCATTGGTCTAAACtgaaagtgtcttttttttttcttctcctcagaCACAAGATAAGCCCACATCGTCAGCACATATAATTGGTGCATATTGAGTGAATGCAAGTGGAGAGATAGCAGACAATGTTCAGCCCACAACAAATCATTTCATAGTTGTCTCTTTATTACGTAACTGTATGAATCATAGcagtttatttagatttttttccctttttttttttttcacagctatGTGGAGACAACTTTATCCAGCAGGGTCTATAGACAGACAGTTACACTATAAGCAAAGGCAaagagtctctctctctctttctctcaccgACATCCCATAATGATACTCAGACAGACTCAGGCAGACGCCTGCTCAGTCCCGattggtagaactgttgccaGGGAGCGTTGCCTTCTCAACGTGGATAGAATCTGTTGTCTGGTACACTTTAGACATGAGAACAACTGCAGGATCTGAATATTTATAACAAGGGGACTGTTCATATTGAGATTGTATAGAAGCAACATAAGCAAGAACGGAGGGCTCTGATATTGTTCAGACTCACATGAAACTTTTCACGCGGTTAGCTCGTTGCATTGGTTCTtgcacttgaaatgagacattAATCAATGCTGTTACTTCTCTGCGTGTCCTTAGGAGATAATTGTTGGAGTTGTGGGTAGGTTTTCACTCCGTCTCCATTGTGTGAGACCCGCTTTACTTTAAGATTGAACTCACTCGAATTATTCAAAAATAGCCCAAAAAAGGCTGTAACTTGAGTTAGTTTATGCTTAACCCTTACCCTATTGTCATTTATGCAGCTACAGTAGAATTGGTAATTAAAATCTGCCAGTGTATGCGTGattgtgcatgtgtttgtttgcCATCTGGAGGATCCTCTCGTGTCTTCGTATTATTCAGATAAGGCTGGACCTGCTGCTACGCTTAATAACACTGTGCGTAGGTATGAGTCCCTAATTAAAAATGGATGCAACACATTTCgaagaaaacagacagaacGCAATCGGGGTAGCGTTCTGTcgagtttataaaacaaaattttaaaaaataaaataaaatcacaaaatgtctgCACAGGCAAAGCGCCAGAAGTCAGAGTCGGGCATATAAGGATGATGGTTATTAAAACATGTCTTAATTTGCTAGAAAGTTTGAAAATGGGAAAGCAAACTTTCCTCGGGTAATCAGAGCAAAAGTTTTGACATGCAGATTTCGTTGGAATTTACGTGTGTAAATGCACATGCGCAccttaaatttttcttttgcacattttcctcTGTAATGCATGTGTTCCTGTTTCTTATTCATTCTGGCATACATTTGCATAAATATGCAGCTATGTGTATATGTGCTATGTGGCACTCCACTGTCCTGTCTGCCTGACTCAACATAttctctgctctctctcctttgctctttctctctccccctccctcTTACTCTTTTCCCTTTCTGCTTCAACCCCCCCTCCTCCaatccctccctccatcctctcCTTCCCGCTCTGCCTGGCTGGCACGTACATGCATGTCTGTAGACTCTGTACTGTGCTTGCTGCCGTGGCACGCGCCAACCTCACTGCAATGCAGCCCTGTGTGCATTAATTGGCAGAGAGACAGTGGGTACGTGGTATGCAGGATGGGAAGGGTAGGAGAAAAGGGAGAGGGTGCTGGGGGGGTGGGCAAGAGGCAATGTAAGGACACAATAGTAACAATAACCAATAGACAGACGAGTGGACAAGCAGTCTGGCAGCATCCCAAtgggacagacacacagacaaacagaatGTGTATTGCTGAGTGTGCATGGGGAGATTACCtgaccgtgtgtgtgtgtgagagagaaagcgCAGGGGACTGAGTTTATGTCTGTTTGCATTAGCATGTTTGCGGATTTGTTTCTCTGGCGTTTTCACagagctttttttgtgtgagcTCACTCATGTGTGCCTATATGTGGCGTGCAGATACCACACACTCAGTGGCTAAGCTCTCCCAACCAAACTCACTGACTCACTGTATTCAACCCTCGGTGATATCTTCACTTTCATGTTTCCGCTGTGACTGAGGAGAGTAAAAGTTTGCTCAGTTTAAAGTGCAACTTTCTCCACCTGAGGTTACTTTGGCAGAGAGTGAAATGAGTGTGTCTTGACACTTTCAGGGAATGCGCTccgatgtaaaaaaaaaaaaaaaaaaaagttctctgCGTCagcgttttatttatttattttaacgtTCCatattcaaaggaaaaaagatgGAATGAGATTCTGAAGGTCGTGATTGCTCTCATCTCCTAAAATTTCTTTAGAGGGAGCTGTTTCCATCATGCCTCTCAGTTTTAAGCTAGCATGCAAGAATAGCAACTTTTGTGAGTATACCTACTTCCTTGCAGAAATGCTCATACCCGGTcaaccatttttatgttttgtgttttattgggtttCCATTTAATAGATCACATCAAAGCAGTTCATGTGacatgaaaggaaataaaaagtggaGGATGCATTGGAGTGCTGCAAGTCTACCGATGCATCACTACCCGTCTGAGATGAAAGGTCAGACATAGAGAGCCAAGACACCCaaggtaactctggaggagctgttgACAAGAAAACTTTTAGTCTTCCAACTCAAGAAATCTGGTGACTATGTAAATTTGGCAAGATAAAGTCATTGTTGAAAGACATTCAACAACAAGtcctaaattaaacatttgcCGAGCCACGTTGGGAGTTTAGCAGATGTCCAGCAACATACTCTGGTCATAAGGGGGCCAGAGTTAAACTTTTCtggcctacatgcaaaatgcCACCCTACACATCACACAGAAAGGTTGCACAATTCATGTGTGTCAGCCTACTGGGAAATAAGGTGATAGCATCACCATGTTGTGGGAAGGTCTTCCTTCAGCATGGACAtgaaagctggtcagagttgaagAGAAGTTGGAtggattaaatatttgaaatagtGGAAGTAAACCTgttacagaaaaccaaaaaaaatgagAGTGGGAAGTAAGATCAAACTTTGAGCATGGTAACCCTAAACCTACAGCTGGACTTCCAGTGGAATGGTTTGATAAAAGACTGACCCAATCAAACTCCAGACTTAAATATCAATGGTTCTGCGATGGCAGGACGGATCAGGAGATTtattgatggatggatttgtGCCTCTTCTGCAGCATTTCTCCACCCTGCAATGGTGGGTGGAGAAAGAGCTGAGCAACAAAGTGAAGCTCGGGATTTAGGAGTCAGTCACCTATTGTCATAAGCTATGGCTCATTACCGGAAGAACGAGATTGCTGATACAGTGATTTAAGTGAGTTTCCTCTGTAGGCTGGATCTAAGAGAAGAGACAAGGTGAAGGACTTCGCCGTTTGGGGGGAACTTTGTGTACAGTCACAGCTCCTCCGCTTTGAGGAAATCAGTTGATGTATCTGATCTGGAGAACACCTGTTTAGTGACATTGCCCTAAAAAAATTCCATTGTAATTGCACTGAaaagtggttctacaaagtattgccATAGTGGCAATGAATGcaaatgaaagttttaaaaagcatttgtcCTTTTCATTCTAGTGCACAATTATGCGCCGCTTTATGTTGGTCTTTTACATTAAATCCAAATATAGTTGAGCCTTATAGCtgcattatgaaaaaaaaaaaagatatagttgcaagggtgtgaatacttttgcgggCAGTATGTGTTTACACAAATACAATAATACATTTGTTGCGCATCCATCAAAgcaatttgcatttttttaagcctCCCACACAGATCTTCATGGTACTCATCGTCTCCGATACTGAGCTTCTCGTTGCCGTTGTCCTGTCACCGGCTGCAACATCCGTCTCCTCTCATCCACGTCAAGCGACATCTATGgaggccgttttttttttttctttctttcttttttttttctgtgctggcaaaaaaaagtaacagcAGAAGCAGAGAAATGCCACCTAAATAAGCAGAGCTACCAAAGCGGAGGtgtaaattaatcatttaatttatcaaTTCATGTGCAAAATAGGGCTTGTGTGGAGACAGTGCTTTGCTCTggttgtgtgtgggtgttttggCAAGAGACGTCCTGGCATGATTCAGAGAACATACACGAcacttgctgaaaagtaaaaaaaaaaaaaaaaaaaaatctctctttaTTTGTCCCCCGCTATTGTCtcaaaaagtggaaaacacCTCTCGGCAAACTTTTCAAACCTTCCAGTTTAACGGCTGGCTGAGTGAAGGAATGATGCATTCTCTACAGACTTGCGTCAAAGCGGCAATTCAGAAGTTTCACTATTCCGTGTCTAATTAATTAACAGCGTGCACGACCTCTGCAGGCTTCtctcatttctcttttgtctgaGTCATTCCCCTCCCTCTGCTCTGTCGCACCGTATAGACATCCGTGTTAAGGGGCATGTGGCAGAAGTTGCTTCAATCTAATTGTCTTTCCCTGCTCGTATTGTCCTCAAATGACTTTCTCTCTGTCTCAactcccccctccctccctcagaCGTTCTCTCTGCCCAGTCGCTGTCTCGGTCTGTAACTGTAGcctgtgtttttctctccctcccacTCCCTGCGACGTATAGATACTGCATTGATCAGACACACGCGCgcagacacatgcacacacacactcaccgaCCCAGCCTCCCACTCCTTTCATCATTGATTCGCCCTGCTCTTCCCTcttctctcgctctctctcctCTATATTCTCTTGCTCCTCTCTTCCCTCTGTACAGCAGCACTTGTTGAATTCAGCCCTCAGAGAGTAGAAAGCAAGGAGAGATAATGATAAGGAGGCATTGAGACGGGGCTGGAGCAGACCGCGAGCAGAGAGAATGGGGTCTTGGAGGACACAAAGATAGGAggcaggaagaggagaaaaaaaaaaaagtcatagaAGCTTCTCTAAGGCAGACACTTTAGGTGAAAGCGGGAGCTGGCCAGACAGAGGGGAAACATCAGAGTGCTCTTCTTGCTGTCTGTACTACTCCTCATCTGTCCTGCTCCCGACTCTGCTTAAAGCAGAAGACTCAGAACTGTCTGTGCTAACGGTGAGCAGTATTTCTGCGTGTTAGCAGAGGAAAAGTTATGATGTGCTGGTTTCCTCCAGGTGAGTGCTTAGGTGCCAGGTTACACAGTAATTTCCCTATGCAGCCTACACTGCCTGCGCCTGTGTATCTATGTATGCATGCACGCTTTTATGTAAGTAAGCCAgagtgcatgtgtgtctgtATGGAGTTCATGaagtgggagagagagagaaagggagggggagaaagagagagagaggctttgtgtgtttgtgtgtgtatgtctgtgtgttAAAGAGGCGGtgacattttttcagtttgtattcCTGGAAACTGCTCTGCAGCATTGCTCAATAATGAAACTACTGcgtatatgtatgtgtgtgtgtgtgggtaggTGGAGAGACAAAGACAATGATACAAGGTTCATGGAAGTAACGAAGGTGCAAGTTTTCCTGGAGAATGGGCTGTGAAGGAATTCAAGGAACTGTCGGCGTTAATGCGTAAATAGAAAATCTGTCTATTCGAAGCTTATAAGGGGAGCAAATGCTGACAAAGATGTAGCGTCAGCAAAATGAAGGAGAATCTATGAACTCTGACATGAAAAACTGTCCGTACTCAGTGGATTTTGttgctgagagaaaaaaaaaagttattgtcAAGGCTATCTTCCAGGCCATCAAAGTCCAAGCTGCAGGGAAACTGCTGTTCATGCATGACAAGCAATACGTGGAATGAGCCTGAGGTTTCCAGGAATTAAGTCATGTCAAACAACATAGCCTTAAGAGGTTTCACAACATTTCTCATACAGTAGGCATGgcgttgtatttttttttttttctcctgtggaGTGACTTggctcctccttcctctctcctgTCTCAATCTCTCACCCACTGTCTTCGCATATCCATCTTTCTTTCACACTCCTCTCACTTCTCCCTCAACTGTATTCGTTTTCTCACTTAATTCCATCTCAGTTTCCGTCTTTGCTTCTTCCTTTCAGTTGTCGCTCCTTGcatctctctctcctctctctctctctcttactctctctctccctctggcaaatatattcatatttcacacattgttttacttttgttttgtttttttcctgctaaaagATGTCCtccatacattttttgttttgcctgtttTGATTTTACAGATGTCTTTCTTGGTGGAAGAGTGAAAATCTGAAAGCCCATCTTCCTCTCCCCCTTCAGCCAACATGTCCCAGCTGCTCCATGTGGAGATCCCGAATTTTGGAGCCACGGTTCTGGGCTCCCTCAATGAGCAGCGACTGCTGGGACATCACTGTGACGTATCCATATTGGTAAAAGGTGAGTAAgctggattttttaaattattattattattatgattattattattattattattattattattattattattattattattattattattattattattatttattaattagtaAATTTTGCAGAGATGTTTTTAATGTCCTTCTCTGGCTGAACCAGGTCAGGCTTTTAAAGCCCACCGGGCCGTTTTGGCAGCCAGCAGCCTCTACTTTCGTGACCTCTTCAGCAGCTCAACCAAGACCCAGTTTGAGTTGCCTTCCTCAGTCACACCTGCTTGCTTTGAGCAGATCCTCACATTCTGCTACACAGGGAAGCTAACGATGGCAGCGAGCGAACAGCTGGTTGTCATGTACACAGCTGGCTACCTCCAGATTCAGCATATAGTTGAACGAGGCATGGACCTAATGTTTAAGGCAAGCTCACCTCACTGTGACTCGCAAACTGCAGGGTCCTTGGAGGAGACGGGATCGGAGCCGCAGAGTCCTCTCAATAATGGTATTGGCCTATCAGTAGCCAGCGTTCTGGGAACCCAAAGCTGGTCTACGTCGTCCCTACTCTTGCCGCAGcgtaaaattaaaatagaagTGGGTGACCCAACACCGATTTCCACACCCTCAACACAAACCAAGATTTCGACCTCGGAGCTGGGGAGCCGGTTGGCCAGGGCCTTCTacacagcagctggagggcCTGCCATTCCTGGTATGCCTACCTTCCACCTTCAAGGAACCACTGGAGGCGGAGCCGGGAGCGGGGCGGGCGGAGGAACAGGTGCTGAAAGGTCCAGCCCAGGAGAGTCGAGCCTTCCCACCACAGACAGCCCCACATCCTACCAGAATGATGACGAGGAGTTTGAGGAAGAGCCTTATGACGGGATCACAGAGGACGCCTACAGTCAGATCTATGGACGTCCCACTAACCCCTATGGGAGTGAGTACAACAGTCCAATCTTACGCTACTTGTcattacaaaaatacttttgcaaagcaaaagATTATACATTAATTAGATGTGCGACTGATTTCCAGTCACCGATTTGTTAAGTTTAAAGGGAAACCTTTTTGATTAAAGAACTCTatctttttttcctaatttctgcatatatatatatatctatatctatctatctatatatataNNNNNNNNNNNNNNNNNNNNNNNNNNNNNNNNNNNNNNNNNNNNNNNNNNNNNNNNNNNNNNNNNNNNNNNNNNNNNNNNNNNNNNNNNNNNNNNNNNNNNNNNNNNNNNNNNNNNNNNNNNNNNNNNNNNNNNNNatatatatatatacacacacatacaacaGATAAGGCTGGTTAGAAATAGTAACTATCAACATCAATCTCTGCTTGCTACATTTAACTCCAAGATCTTAACTGTGGGATTTCCAAGACACCCATGAGTTCTTTGAATTGAACTATTCAAGGGATTGAATAGTTCAATCCCTTGAACTATTCCTTGCTGCGCTATGTTGAGGTTCTTGTTACTTTGTTGGCACTAACTTAAAGGAATAGCTGAAATACcttcaaagaaaacacattttacttccAAGAAGCTTCTTCTTAGACTTTGTTTCCGATGGTAGATTACCAATCGGGCCGGTCCGACATATCAACTGATTCCAGGCAACCAGATTATTTCTCAAAGCAAGAACTCCGTATCACTCGGAATTGAAATTTGATGAGTTTTATACTAATGTTCTGCATAAGTGCAAATCTGGGATATTCACTTGAAATGGGACCAATCCAACAtgactttcagaaaaaaattagtAGGGTTTCTCCTGAGGTTTTATGAGtaggacttaaaaaaaagaaataagatatCAACATccattttattccatttatattatttcatCTTTCGTAAATGATGTATCCTGCACATCTCAGGAAAGCAGGACGTTGTGCCTCCAGAGTTTGTGTGGGTTCTCACATTTTAAAGATAGCCTTATGGAGTTAGGATCGGAGTGCATCGTGACCAACAACACAGCCCTCATCACAGCAATAGCAGCTCCTTCACTTTGTAAAGATGTTTTCAACATAATTCCACACCAGTGCAGACATCCCTGCTCTTGGAACGCATCCGCTTTGTTTACGTTCACATCCAGGAAGCTGACGGTTCTGAGAGATGTTTCATAAACATGGCACATGTTTATGAAATGGCCACTCTCCATCATTCTTTTTTCACCCTGAAACTGAAAGGCATGGCATGGGGTTTGTTAAACTCTAGAGTTTCAGTAATTCATGAAATCCACTCTATCTGCAATCAGTCAGAGCACCGCAGGGTGACATTGTTGGATATTTGAGAACCATGCACCTCTTtcctgtgtgcgtgcgtgcgtgtgtgtgtgtgcaagcaGAAGTATCTTCACTTAAACCCAGGGAAAAATctattgtgtgtgtgcgtgtgtgtgtgtgttggaaatAATGCATTAATTCCTGCTGTTCTCTCTATTTTGCGTCTGTGCTCATATGTCTCCAAGTCATCACAGAGGTTAGAGCAAATCATTTAGGGTGGAAAAC of the Poecilia reticulata strain Guanapo linkage group LG12, Guppy_female_1.0+MT, whole genome shotgun sequence genome contains:
- the nacc2 gene encoding nucleus accumbens-associated protein 2 isoform X1 codes for the protein MMCWFPPANMSQLLHVEIPNFGATVLGSLNEQRLLGHHCDVSILVKGQAFKAHRAVLAASSLYFRDLFSSSTKTQFELPSSVTPACFEQILTFCYTGKLTMAASEQLVVMYTAGYLQIQHIVERGMDLMFKASSPHCDSQTAGSLEETGSEPQSPLNNGIGLSVASVLGTQSWSTSSLLLPQRKIKIEVGDPTPISTPSTQTKISTSELGSRLARAFYTAAGGPAIPGMPTFHLQGTTGGGAGSGAGGGTGAERSSPGESSLPTTDSPTSYQNDDEEFEEEPYDGITEDAYSQIYGRPTNPYGIQDKPELAAMPLALENRNCVLIRRDLVALPASLISQIGYRCHPKLYTEGDPGEKLELVAGTQVFMTRGQLMNCHLCAGIKHKVLLRRLLATFFDRNTLANSCGTGIRSSTSDPSRKPLDSRVLNAVKLYCQNFNPNFKESEMNVIAADMCTNARRVRKRWLPKIKSMLPDGMEVYRAGMGMSAAAAVGLNLALGAPQSGVSLSFEHDLKSLEQRLYPDRKDPLRTHAASPGTGSAGAEAEGEGEAAVQEDQEEDDDEAGSEGPDRSLGAPILVSVVGSADTPPEQGAESFGQNLRLNGQ